The Hymenobacter sp. GOD-10R genome includes a window with the following:
- a CDS encoding Gfo/Idh/MocA family oxidoreductase, whose translation MFEINGTPIQYKPVLPKNPLPIVIIGAGGIVGDAHLPAYKKAGFEVVGITNRTRARAEKLAAEWGIPHVYDNVADAVAHAPKDAVYDITIMPEQFVETLNQLPDGCGVLIQKPMGDYFWQSKEILEVCRRKNLAAAINCQLRFAPYVSAARSMLAQGLLGELYDLEVRVTLQTPWELFPHVMVHPRLEIQYHSIHYIDLIRSFLGEPHSVMAKTLKHPAKSLSSSRSTILFDYGDTMHAVINTNHDHSFGPENQESFIKWEGTKGVIKARMGLLMDYPHGVPDKFEYCIMEEGQAPTWHTAELEGSWFPDAFMGTMGSLMQYKQGEIGVLPTSVEDVIKTMAVVESAYISSDQGGVVVADQLTTTN comes from the coding sequence ATGTTTGAGATAAACGGCACCCCCATCCAGTACAAGCCAGTACTGCCCAAAAATCCGCTGCCCATCGTGATTATAGGAGCGGGTGGCATCGTAGGCGACGCGCACTTGCCCGCTTATAAAAAGGCCGGCTTCGAAGTCGTGGGCATCACCAACCGCACCCGAGCACGCGCCGAGAAGCTAGCTGCCGAGTGGGGCATTCCGCACGTGTATGACAATGTAGCTGATGCCGTAGCGCACGCGCCGAAAGATGCCGTGTACGATATCACCATCATGCCCGAGCAGTTTGTCGAGACCCTGAACCAGTTGCCCGATGGCTGCGGCGTACTGATTCAGAAGCCCATGGGCGACTACTTCTGGCAGAGCAAAGAGATACTGGAAGTTTGCCGGCGCAAAAACCTAGCTGCCGCCATCAACTGTCAACTGCGTTTCGCGCCCTACGTGAGCGCCGCCCGCTCCATGCTCGCGCAAGGGCTGCTTGGCGAGTTGTACGACCTGGAAGTGCGCGTGACGCTGCAAACGCCTTGGGAGCTGTTTCCGCACGTGATGGTGCATCCGCGCCTGGAAATTCAGTACCACAGCATTCACTACATCGACCTGATTCGGTCGTTCCTAGGTGAGCCGCACAGCGTGATGGCCAAAACCTTGAAGCACCCGGCTAAGTCCTTGTCTTCCTCTCGCTCCACCATCCTGTTTGACTATGGCGACACGATGCACGCCGTCATCAATACTAACCATGACCACTCCTTCGGCCCTGAAAACCAGGAGAGCTTTATCAAGTGGGAAGGCACGAAGGGCGTCATCAAAGCTAGAATGGGCTTGCTAATGGATTACCCGCACGGCGTGCCCGATAAGTTCGAGTACTGCATTATGGAAGAAGGACAAGCCCCCACCTGGCACACCGCGGAGCTAGAAGGCTCCTGGTTCCCCGATGCTTTCATGGGTACGATGGGCAGCCTCATGCAATACAAGCAGGGCGAAATCGGTGTGCTGCCCACCAGCGTGGAAGACGTCATCAAAACCATGGCTGTGGTAGAAAGCGCCTATATTTCAAGTGACCAAGGCGGCGTAGTCGTGGCTGATCAGCTTACCACAACCAACTAG
- a CDS encoding MaoC/PaaZ C-terminal domain-containing protein — protein sequence MYFKSTFFEDYQLGDKRVTLGRTITETDFVVHAGHTGDFFPHHMDAEWCKTQPFQQRIAHGTMIFSIGIGLTASEINPEAFSKGYDRLRFVKPVFIGNTIHSEVTISNKEEGKKPGYGTVTEHVEVLNEHGEVVLACDHLLVVKLRS from the coding sequence ATGTATTTCAAATCCACCTTCTTCGAAGATTATCAGCTCGGCGACAAACGGGTGACCCTAGGTCGCACCATCACCGAAACCGACTTTGTGGTGCACGCCGGCCACACCGGCGACTTCTTCCCGCACCATATGGACGCCGAGTGGTGCAAGACTCAGCCTTTCCAGCAGCGCATTGCTCACGGCACCATGATCTTCAGCATCGGCATCGGCCTGACGGCTTCCGAGATTAACCCCGAGGCTTTTTCCAAGGGCTACGACCGACTGCGTTTTGTGAAGCCGGTATTCATTGGCAACACTATCCACTCTGAAGTCACGATTTCAAACAAGGAAGAAGGCAAGAAGCCAGGCTACGGCACCGTTACTGAGCACGTGGAGGTGCTCAACGAACACGGCGAAGTGGTGCTAGCTTGCGACCATCTGCTCGTGGTGAAACTACGTTCCTAA
- a CDS encoding extracellular solute-binding protein gives MTPDTQPFRIAVRKFGPFESAMEKLWASFCEHTGCQLQAEMVSMDLHPLHQSLLTDEGLLKGDWDVAHINTDWLLEAYTAGALENLAPYLAENPPTDFPQGWSQSLLGMQQYGDDVAGLPFHDGPECLIYRKDLFEDPAEQAEFQRQHGKPLQPPQTWEDFHTVVRFFHRPEQHLYGTIVAAYPDGHNTVFDFCLQLWSRGGKLVDEQGRVQINTPEAKAGLAFYRNLLRDKEAIHPSSDTYESVQAGMAFMRGEAAMMINWFGFASMCEVDESSAVKGKVDITTIPQGQGGKPCSLNVYWLYAIGAGSQHKQTAYDFICFAVNPQNDKLLTLEGGIGCRLSTWHDAEVSATVPYYHKLAMLHEQAESLPQKSTWAKIASIIDEVVLQAIGTDQDIEQLLAAGQSKINSFEHV, from the coding sequence ATGACGCCTGACACCCAGCCTTTCCGCATTGCGGTGCGCAAGTTCGGCCCGTTTGAAAGTGCGATGGAGAAGCTGTGGGCTAGCTTTTGCGAGCACACGGGCTGCCAGCTACAGGCCGAGATGGTGTCCATGGACTTGCACCCACTCCATCAAAGTCTGCTCACTGACGAAGGCTTGCTCAAGGGCGATTGGGATGTGGCCCACATCAATACCGATTGGCTCTTAGAAGCTTATACAGCTGGCGCCCTCGAAAACCTAGCGCCGTACTTAGCCGAAAACCCGCCCACCGACTTCCCCCAAGGGTGGAGCCAGTCACTGCTAGGCATGCAGCAATACGGCGACGATGTGGCGGGGCTGCCTTTCCACGACGGCCCCGAGTGCCTGATCTACCGCAAGGATCTGTTTGAAGACCCTGCTGAGCAAGCTGAGTTTCAGCGCCAGCACGGCAAGCCCTTGCAGCCGCCTCAAACCTGGGAGGACTTCCACACCGTCGTTCGTTTCTTCCACCGCCCCGAGCAACACCTCTACGGCACCATCGTGGCCGCCTACCCGGACGGCCATAATACGGTGTTCGACTTCTGCTTACAGCTTTGGTCAAGAGGCGGCAAGCTGGTGGACGAGCAAGGCCGCGTGCAGATCAACACACCGGAAGCTAAGGCTGGCCTAGCTTTCTACCGCAACCTGCTGCGCGACAAAGAAGCCATTCACCCTAGCTCCGACACCTACGAGTCGGTGCAGGCGGGCATGGCTTTCATGCGGGGCGAAGCAGCCATGATGATCAACTGGTTTGGCTTTGCTTCCATGTGCGAAGTGGATGAAAGCTCGGCCGTGAAAGGCAAGGTAGATATTACCACCATTCCGCAAGGCCAAGGCGGCAAGCCTTGCTCTTTGAACGTGTATTGGCTGTACGCCATTGGCGCCGGCAGCCAACACAAGCAAACGGCTTACGACTTTATCTGCTTCGCCGTCAACCCACAGAACGACAAGCTGCTGACTTTGGAAGGCGGCATTGGTTGCCGTCTCTCGACGTGGCACGATGCCGAGGTAAGCGCCACGGTGCCTTACTACCACAAGCTAGCCATGCTGCACGAGCAAGCCGAGAGCCTGCCGCAGAAAAGCACATGGGCGAAAATCGCCAGCATCATTGATGAAGTAGTGCTGCAAGCCATTGGCACCGACCAAGATATAGAACAGCTGCTAGCCGCAGGTCAATCAAAAATTAATTCGTTTGAGCATGTTTGA
- a CDS encoding CaiB/BaiF CoA-transferase family protein, with protein MKPLEDYLVVDFSQFLSGPSASLRLADFGARVIKIERPETGDICRHLYTSNVIMNGESSVFHAINRNKESFAADLKNSQDREYITELVRQADVVMHNYRPGVMERLGFDYASVKQLNPSVVYGEISGYGTEGPWRDKPGQDLLLQSFSGLTWLSGNASHGPVPMGLSIVDMLAGAQLAQGLLACLVRRSVRGEGGLVQVSMLESAFDFQFETITTFYNDGGVLPERTESNNAHAYLGAPYGIYQTSNGYLALAMGSIPVLGKLLSCEPLLAYTEVSEAFSKRDEIKATLAEHLRTGTTEQWLAILEPADIWCADVLTWDKLMQHDGFKALDMLQHVTMTDGYQYQTTRCPVRIDGELLTSPKGSPKLGQDNEALLQEIANLKAARHDA; from the coding sequence ATGAAACCACTCGAAGATTATTTAGTCGTTGATTTTAGCCAGTTCCTTTCCGGCCCGTCTGCCAGTTTGCGGCTGGCTGATTTTGGAGCTAGGGTCATCAAGATTGAGCGCCCCGAGACGGGCGACATTTGCCGGCACCTGTACACCTCCAACGTCATCATGAATGGCGAGTCGTCGGTGTTTCATGCCATCAATCGCAACAAGGAAAGCTTTGCCGCCGACCTGAAAAACAGCCAAGATCGGGAGTACATCACCGAGCTCGTGCGCCAAGCCGACGTAGTGATGCACAACTACCGCCCCGGCGTGATGGAGCGCCTAGGCTTCGACTACGCCAGCGTAAAGCAGCTGAACCCCAGCGTGGTGTACGGCGAAATCTCCGGCTACGGCACCGAAGGCCCGTGGCGCGACAAACCAGGCCAAGACCTGCTGCTACAGTCGTTTTCGGGCCTGACGTGGCTCAGCGGGAATGCCAGCCATGGTCCCGTCCCAATGGGCCTTTCCATTGTGGATATGCTGGCTGGTGCCCAATTAGCGCAAGGACTGCTGGCGTGCCTGGTGCGTCGTAGCGTGCGAGGGGAAGGCGGCTTGGTGCAGGTGAGCATGCTCGAATCAGCGTTTGACTTTCAGTTTGAAACTATCACCACTTTCTACAACGATGGCGGCGTGCTGCCCGAGCGCACGGAAAGCAACAATGCCCACGCCTACCTCGGGGCGCCCTACGGCATTTACCAAACCAGCAACGGCTACCTAGCCTTAGCCATGGGCTCCATCCCGGTGCTTGGCAAGCTTCTGAGCTGCGAACCGCTCCTAGCCTACACCGAAGTAAGTGAGGCCTTTTCCAAGCGCGACGAAATAAAAGCTACCCTAGCCGAACACCTGCGCACCGGCACCACCGAGCAGTGGCTAGCCATCCTGGAACCCGCCGATATCTGGTGCGCCGATGTGCTGACCTGGGACAAGCTCATGCAGCACGACGGCTTCAAAGCCCTCGACATGCTGCAACACGTGACCATGACCGACGGCTACCAATACCAGACCACCCGCTGCCCCGTGCGCATTGATGGCGAGCTGCTTACCTCCCCGAAAGGCTCGCCCAAGCTAGGTCAAGACAACGAAGCGCTGCTTCAGGAAATAGCGAACCTAAAAGCCGCTCGTCATGACGCCTGA
- a CDS encoding CaiB/BaiF CoA-transferase family protein gives MKPLEGILVVEFAQFLAAPSAGLRLADLGARVIKIERPGKGEAGRQIAIKNLFIDGDSLVFHTINRNKESYAADLKDPEDLARVRKLVAQADIMTHNFRPGIMEKIGLDYESVRGINPRIVYGIVTGYGNKGPWAAKPGQDLLIQSLSGLTYLSGTKNDGPVPFGIAVADIICGSHFTQGLLAALLKRAKTKQSVLVEVSLLESVLDMQFEVITTYLNDGGQLPSRSGARGTAHAYLSAPYGVYPTQDGYLALAMGNLPKLDASLGCGILDAYPSPSSWFEYRDDIAALLTDKLQTKATKEWLAILEPQDIWCAEVLNYQQATQTPGYQAIGMQQHVKLPDGHDLATTRCPIRIDGQKLYSDKAAPRPGVDTKRINEEFNLADH, from the coding sequence ATGAAGCCATTAGAAGGTATTCTGGTAGTAGAGTTTGCGCAGTTTCTGGCAGCTCCCTCAGCAGGCTTGCGGCTAGCCGACTTAGGGGCCAGGGTTATCAAAATTGAGCGCCCCGGCAAGGGCGAAGCAGGGCGGCAGATTGCGATTAAGAACCTCTTTATTGACGGGGACAGCCTGGTATTTCACACTATCAACCGCAACAAGGAGTCGTACGCCGCCGACCTGAAAGACCCCGAGGACCTAGCCCGTGTGCGCAAGCTGGTAGCCCAGGCCGACATCATGACCCACAACTTCCGGCCGGGCATCATGGAGAAAATCGGGCTGGATTATGAATCGGTGCGCGGCATCAACCCGCGCATTGTGTACGGCATCGTGACGGGCTACGGCAACAAAGGACCATGGGCCGCGAAGCCGGGGCAGGATCTGCTGATCCAGTCGTTGTCAGGCCTCACGTATTTGTCGGGCACTAAGAACGACGGGCCGGTGCCGTTTGGCATTGCCGTGGCGGATATCATCTGTGGGTCGCACTTCACGCAAGGCTTGCTGGCGGCGCTGCTCAAGCGGGCCAAAACCAAGCAGAGCGTGCTGGTGGAAGTGAGTTTACTGGAATCGGTGCTCGACATGCAGTTCGAGGTTATCACGACGTACCTGAACGACGGCGGCCAACTGCCCTCGCGCAGTGGCGCCCGCGGCACAGCCCACGCTTACCTCAGCGCGCCCTACGGCGTGTACCCGACCCAAGACGGCTACCTAGCCCTAGCCATGGGCAACCTCCCCAAGCTTGACGCGAGCCTAGGTTGCGGCATCTTGGATGCATATCCTAGCCCTAGCTCCTGGTTTGAGTACCGCGACGACATAGCGGCGTTGCTTACCGACAAGCTCCAAACCAAGGCGACCAAAGAGTGGCTCGCCATCTTGGAGCCCCAAGACATTTGGTGCGCCGAAGTACTGAACTACCAGCAAGCGACTCAAACCCCTGGCTACCAGGCTATCGGCATGCAGCAGCACGTGAAGCTGCCCGACGGCCACGACCTAGCCACCACTCGCTGCCCCATCCGCATCGACGGGCAAAAGCTGTACTCCGACAAGGCCGCTCCCAGGCCCGGCGTGGACACGAAGCGCATCAACGAGGAGTTTAACCTGGCCGACCACTAA
- the fucP gene encoding L-fucose:H+ symporter permease, with amino-acid sequence MAIATNSAPTATIAEGTGRRNYTFPFILVTCLFFLWGMAHNLDSILIPHLKKACQLNNRQSTLVDTAVFLAYFLMAIPAGVLLKRLGYKVSIIVGLVTFAAGAFLFLPAASARSYGLFLLALFIIGCGLTILETTANPYAAILGDPAKSTQRLNLAASFNGLAAMVAPIIGTNLILSGKEYSEQALAAMSETARNAYLTQEAAAVKMPYFVLGCILLLVAVLFYFISLPEVKAEEQEPSQGGGFFAVLKHKHLLWGVIAQFFYVGAQVCVTSFFIRMAKQGASVDEKTAGYYLGVYGLLFMAGRFVGTALLKYVSSQKLLSIYAVAAILLCAVAVFGDGAYVIYALGGLGFFMSIMFPTIFSLGIAGLGDDTKPGSSWLVMSIVGGAIIPYIMGTVIDMQGDATQAGYVVPLVCFVVVLYFGLSGYKINKNMQHA; translated from the coding sequence ATGGCAATTGCAACGAACTCAGCACCCACGGCGACAATTGCCGAGGGCACCGGCCGCCGGAATTACACGTTCCCGTTTATTCTGGTCACGTGCCTTTTCTTCCTGTGGGGCATGGCCCACAACCTCGACTCCATCCTGATTCCGCACCTCAAAAAGGCGTGCCAATTGAACAACCGGCAGTCGACGCTGGTGGATACGGCGGTTTTCTTGGCGTACTTCCTGATGGCTATTCCGGCGGGCGTGCTGCTCAAGAGGCTAGGCTACAAAGTCAGCATCATTGTGGGGTTAGTGACGTTTGCGGCGGGCGCGTTCTTGTTTTTGCCCGCGGCTAGTGCGCGTTCGTATGGCTTGTTCTTGCTGGCTCTGTTCATCATTGGTTGCGGCCTTACCATCCTGGAAACCACGGCCAACCCATACGCCGCCATTCTCGGCGACCCGGCTAAATCAACCCAGCGCCTAAACCTAGCGGCTTCGTTCAACGGCCTAGCTGCCATGGTTGCGCCCATCATCGGCACCAACCTGATTCTATCGGGCAAGGAGTACAGTGAGCAGGCGCTAGCGGCCATGTCGGAAACGGCTCGCAATGCCTACCTGACCCAGGAAGCCGCGGCCGTGAAGATGCCGTACTTCGTGCTAGGTTGTATTTTGCTGCTAGTAGCGGTGCTGTTTTACTTCATCTCGCTCCCCGAAGTGAAAGCCGAAGAACAGGAGCCTTCGCAGGGTGGCGGCTTCTTCGCGGTGCTGAAACACAAGCACTTGCTCTGGGGCGTCATTGCGCAGTTCTTCTACGTAGGGGCGCAGGTATGCGTCACGAGCTTCTTCATTCGCATGGCCAAGCAGGGCGCGAGCGTCGACGAGAAAACCGCTGGCTACTACCTAGGTGTCTATGGCCTGCTGTTTATGGCTGGGCGCTTCGTGGGTACGGCGCTGCTCAAGTACGTTTCGTCGCAGAAGTTACTTTCCATCTACGCGGTGGCGGCCATTTTGCTGTGCGCCGTGGCAGTATTTGGCGACGGCGCTTACGTGATTTACGCCCTCGGCGGCCTCGGTTTCTTCATGTCCATCATGTTCCCCACTATCTTCTCGCTCGGCATTGCTGGCCTGGGCGACGACACCAAGCCCGGCTCCTCGTGGCTGGTAATGTCGATTGTGGGCGGCGCCATCATCCCCTACATCATGGGCACCGTCATCGACATGCAGGGCGACGCCACGCAGGCCGGCTACGTGGTACCGCTAGTGTGCTTTGTGGTGGTGCTGTACTTCGGCCTAAGCGGCTACAAAATCAACAAGAACATGCAGCATGCCTAA
- a CDS encoding TetR/AcrR family transcriptional regulator, with the protein MMIKKVKTNKRQLILDEAAKLFKERGFAGTSMRDLGAQVGMEAASMYNHINSKDEILETICFYVSDTYISHLTEIENTEASYVDKIKALIRLHIRLMVEDGAAVSVGNNDWKYLTGSKLAEFKEARKRYERGFAALIEQGIAAGEFQPVNVSVALFTILSAVRWVELWYHPGRGVSPEELEENIMTILLNGLAKPHA; encoded by the coding sequence ATGATGATCAAAAAGGTTAAGACGAACAAACGCCAACTCATTCTGGATGAGGCCGCTAAGCTGTTCAAGGAAAGAGGTTTCGCCGGAACGTCTATGCGTGACCTAGGGGCGCAGGTAGGCATGGAGGCTGCCAGCATGTACAACCACATCAACTCCAAAGACGAAATTCTGGAGACGATCTGCTTCTACGTGTCCGATACCTACATCTCGCACTTAACGGAGATTGAAAACACGGAGGCTTCTTATGTCGATAAGATCAAGGCCTTAATTCGGCTGCACATTCGGCTGATGGTGGAAGATGGCGCCGCTGTGTCGGTCGGCAACAACGATTGGAAGTACCTGACTGGCAGCAAGCTCGCTGAGTTCAAGGAAGCCCGCAAGCGCTACGAGCGCGGCTTTGCGGCGCTGATTGAGCAGGGCATTGCGGCGGGCGAGTTCCAGCCGGTGAACGTGTCGGTGGCGTTGTTCACTATTTTGTCGGCGGTACGCTGGGTGGAGCTGTGGTACCACCCCGGCCGCGGCGTTTCGCCCGAGGAGCTGGAAGAAAACATCATGACCATTCTGCTGAATGGCCTAGCTAAACCACACGCATGA
- a CDS encoding ABC transporter substrate-binding protein, whose product MAAERIVLKGITWNHSRGFVPMTATAQRFSELHPNVDITWEKRSLQQFADMSIQQLAERYDLLVIDHPWAGFAARTQSILPLDEHLSAEFLADQAQNTVGHSFESYSFNGHQWALAIDAATPVASSRPDLLAEHGLQLPETYEDLLALADRKLVAFSLIPIDTLMSFYMFCSSLGEDPCQQEEVVVSEHVGIQALQLFRQLASRVDPACFHRNPIQVYEAMTLTDDIAYCPFAYGYSNYSRRGYARKLLHFHDMITLNGESRLRSTLGGTGLAISAKCQHVQEAAQYAEFVASPTCQQTLYFDNGGQPGHLSAWQDEYVNSQSSNYFASTLPSLQRAFLRPRYHGHMFFQDHAGEPVRQYLMNGGDEATLLKQLNDLYRESRTKE is encoded by the coding sequence ATGGCCGCCGAGAGAATCGTATTAAAAGGAATTACCTGGAATCATAGCCGCGGCTTCGTGCCGATGACGGCTACCGCGCAGCGCTTCAGCGAATTGCACCCGAATGTGGATATCACGTGGGAGAAACGCTCCTTGCAGCAGTTCGCCGATATGTCCATTCAGCAGCTCGCCGAGCGCTACGATCTGCTCGTGATTGACCATCCGTGGGCAGGTTTTGCGGCGCGTACGCAATCTATCTTACCCTTGGATGAGCACCTGTCGGCGGAGTTCCTGGCCGATCAGGCGCAAAACACGGTGGGGCATTCCTTCGAGAGTTATTCTTTCAATGGTCACCAATGGGCCCTAGCTATTGATGCCGCCACGCCGGTAGCTTCCAGCCGCCCCGACTTGCTAGCCGAGCATGGCCTTCAGCTCCCTGAAACCTACGAAGACCTGCTCGCTCTCGCCGACCGCAAGCTGGTAGCCTTCTCACTCATTCCGATTGACACGCTGATGAGCTTCTACATGTTCTGCTCGTCTTTGGGGGAAGATCCGTGTCAGCAGGAAGAGGTAGTCGTGAGTGAACACGTTGGTATTCAGGCGTTGCAGCTTTTCCGCCAGCTTGCTAGCCGCGTCGATCCGGCGTGCTTCCACCGCAACCCCATTCAGGTGTACGAGGCCATGACGCTGACCGACGATATTGCGTATTGCCCCTTTGCCTACGGCTACTCCAACTACTCGCGCCGCGGCTACGCCCGCAAGCTGCTGCACTTCCACGACATGATTACGCTCAACGGCGAGTCGCGCCTGCGCAGCACATTGGGCGGCACTGGCCTAGCTATTTCGGCCAAGTGCCAGCACGTGCAAGAAGCCGCGCAATACGCCGAGTTCGTGGCCTCGCCCACTTGCCAACAGACGTTGTACTTCGACAACGGCGGCCAACCGGGCCACCTCAGCGCCTGGCAAGATGAGTACGTGAATAGCCAGAGCAGCAATTACTTCGCTTCCACGCTGCCGTCCTTGCAACGCGCTTTCCTCCGACCTAGGTACCACGGCCACATGTTCTTCCAGGACCACGCCGGTGAGCCAGTGCGCCAGTATCTAATGAACGGCGGCGACGAAGCCACGCTGCTGAAGCAACTGAACGACCTCTACCGTGAATCCCGAACCAAAGAGTAA